From Leptospira fletcheri, a single genomic window includes:
- a CDS encoding RluA family pseudouridine synthase, translating into MSEKHSGPKSLGYERKKPEKIPVLYRDDFLLVAEKPAGLPVHATLDPNRRNFADELQAQEKLPYLRLVNRLDLDTSGLVLFCIDAERNKEADHILSESEKRYLCIVKGLPAKDSFREECFLKEGKGKVSAVRSGGKKAITEFEVLSRNQNGNISLLSAKLITGRRHQIRFQIAFAGFPILGDHTYDPSGDEFKNKVPSPHRCLLHSYLLKFLPPNAERPLQILSPLPEDFRIYLPFFPGISFPF; encoded by the coding sequence ATGAGTGAGAAACATTCCGGGCCCAAGTCTCTCGGGTACGAACGAAAGAAACCGGAAAAAATCCCGGTTTTGTACAGAGACGATTTTCTCCTGGTCGCGGAAAAACCCGCCGGACTCCCCGTTCACGCGACATTGGATCCGAATCGTAGAAATTTTGCGGACGAACTCCAGGCTCAGGAAAAATTACCTTACTTACGTTTGGTGAACCGTTTGGATTTGGATACGAGCGGACTCGTACTTTTTTGTATCGATGCGGAACGAAACAAAGAAGCGGATCACATCCTTTCCGAATCCGAAAAAAGATATTTGTGCATCGTAAAGGGACTCCCGGCAAAAGATTCCTTTCGAGAGGAATGCTTCTTAAAAGAAGGCAAAGGTAAAGTATCCGCCGTCCGTTCCGGAGGAAAGAAGGCGATCACGGAGTTCGAAGTTCTTTCCCGGAATCAAAACGGGAATATTTCCCTTCTGTCCGCAAAATTGATCACTGGCAGGAGACACCAAATCCGTTTTCAGATCGCTTTTGCCGGCTTTCCGATTCTGGGAGACCATACCTACGATCCTTCCGGAGACGAATTCAAAAACAAGGTCCCTTCTCCCCATCGCTGCCTACTCCATTCCTATCTTTTAAAATTCCTACCGCCGAATGCGGAAAGACCCTTGCAAATCCTGTCTCCTCTCCCGGAAGATTTTCGGATCTACCTTCCCTTTTTTCCTGGAATTTCTTTCCCTTTTTGA
- a CDS encoding class I SAM-dependent DNA methyltransferase: MKLYSELAEYYFDIEKNARKFDLETQFLDRLFRKHRIRNVLDLGCGTGEHVTHFQGLGYKLRGVDSSARMIEVAKKRYSHCRFEVGSMQTYKSQEQWDGIISLFGSFNYLLTNEEVESTLKQLESNLKPAGIAVLEVWNAEPLRKIKRKAITPVSQTKTRNTVIQRNRGFRLVRADQSTVVEVNYIYNLNSKEVKDKHLMRAYFLTEFQRILSKHRMEILNVYSNYNEVKFRSNAGRMILVLKKKSA; the protein is encoded by the coding sequence ATGAAACTGTATTCGGAACTCGCGGAATATTATTTCGATATAGAAAAGAACGCCCGAAAGTTCGATTTAGAAACCCAATTTTTAGACCGACTCTTCCGCAAACATAGGATCCGAAACGTTCTGGATCTGGGCTGCGGAACGGGAGAACACGTGACCCATTTCCAGGGCCTCGGCTATAAATTAAGAGGGGTCGATTCTTCCGCGAGAATGATCGAAGTCGCCAAAAAACGGTACTCCCATTGTAGGTTCGAAGTCGGCTCCATGCAAACGTACAAATCCCAGGAACAATGGGACGGGATCATTAGCCTATTCGGCTCCTTCAATTACCTTCTCACGAACGAAGAAGTGGAATCCACCTTAAAACAACTGGAGTCGAACTTAAAACCTGCCGGGATCGCGGTACTAGAAGTCTGGAATGCGGAACCGTTACGCAAAATCAAACGCAAAGCGATCACTCCCGTTTCTCAAACCAAAACGAGAAACACCGTGATCCAAAGAAATCGGGGATTCAGATTGGTCCGAGCAGACCAATCCACAGTGGTGGAAGTCAATTATATCTATAATTTGAATTCCAAGGAAGTAAAGGACAAACACCTGATGCGGGCCTACTTCTTGACCGAATTCCAAAGGATCCTATCCAAACACCGGATGGAAATCCTGAACGTGTATTCGAATTACAACGAGGTAAAGTTCCGCAGCAATGCAGGGCGGATGATTCTCGTATTGAAAAAGAAAAGCGCTTAA
- the perRB gene encoding peroxide-responsive transcriptional repressor PerRB, producing MDHFSKKNNYCLTPDEIAKRLKSVSIQPTMQRISICQYVLCEADHPTAEEVKEWVDRKSFKMSLATVYNTLNVLVSAGLLREFKFSCLGKSVFDSNIDDHYHFFDETTGKFHDVDSSMLHLESELPTEFKVSKVDILFSGTMDPRPNSSAIG from the coding sequence ATGGATCATTTTAGTAAAAAGAATAATTACTGCCTTACTCCGGACGAGATTGCGAAACGTTTAAAATCCGTTTCCATCCAGCCTACGATGCAGAGGATCTCCATTTGCCAGTACGTTCTTTGCGAAGCGGACCATCCTACCGCCGAAGAAGTAAAGGAGTGGGTGGACCGGAAATCCTTTAAGATGAGCCTAGCCACCGTTTACAACACGTTGAACGTACTGGTTTCGGCAGGGTTGCTGCGGGAGTTCAAATTTTCCTGTCTGGGAAAATCCGTGTTCGATAGCAATATAGACGACCATTACCATTTCTTCGACGAGACTACCGGAAAATTCCACGATGTGGATTCCTCCATGCTTCACCTCGAATCCGAGCTTCCCACGGAGTTCAAGGTGAGCAAGGTAGATATTCTGTTCTCCGGGACCATGGATCCAAGACCCAATTCGTCCGCTATAGGTTGA
- a CDS encoding sodium:proton antiporter, with protein sequence MRNRILNSILIFALLLPFSAGAQNSSAGLGTAETLAQAESAPSPTEAPVEHHESAPAHHESLGGDLPFWSVIPFILILLSIALLPLISHATAHWWENNNNKLLVALALGGVSFGVLLAYNCGEKIYHTMVFDYIPFIILLASLFYISGGIVLKGDIEATPINNTIFLIVGTFLSSFIGTTGASMLMIRPILKTNSERKHVVHTVIFFIFLVSNIGGSLTPLGDPPLFLGYLQGVPFTWTFGLFPEMLLTSVLLLVVYFVWDTVMHKKETKKDIQRDIREQIPIGLEGQVNIIWLLGVVLSVAYINEHYIPAIKHNHYLGFLREGVLVLLILASKFTSDPKLRERNKFTLQPIQEVAYLFIGIFLTMIPALLLLEHHGKELGVTQPWHFFWVTGLFSGVLDNAPTYLTFVSLAKGLLGFTDIHQILADPFGESLLKAISVGAVFMGALTYIGNAPNFMVKSVAEENNVKMPSFGGYVLYSLSLLIPTFILLTFLFFV encoded by the coding sequence ATGAGAAACAGAATCCTTAATTCCATCCTTATCTTTGCGCTCCTCCTTCCCTTTTCGGCAGGGGCTCAAAATTCCTCGGCCGGTCTCGGCACGGCGGAAACTCTTGCCCAAGCGGAATCCGCTCCTTCCCCAACGGAAGCTCCGGTCGAACACCACGAATCTGCGCCGGCGCATCACGAGAGCTTAGGCGGAGACCTTCCGTTCTGGTCGGTAATCCCCTTCATACTGATCCTGCTGAGCATCGCATTGTTACCATTGATTTCCCACGCGACCGCCCATTGGTGGGAAAATAACAATAATAAGCTGTTAGTCGCCTTGGCGTTGGGAGGAGTTTCCTTCGGGGTACTTTTGGCCTACAATTGCGGGGAAAAGATCTATCACACCATGGTCTTTGACTACATTCCGTTCATCATTCTTCTGGCCTCGCTCTTTTACATTTCCGGAGGGATCGTTCTAAAAGGGGATATTGAAGCCACGCCGATCAATAACACGATCTTTCTGATCGTAGGTACCTTTCTTTCCTCTTTTATCGGAACCACCGGAGCCTCCATGCTCATGATCCGACCGATCCTAAAAACGAATTCCGAAAGAAAACACGTGGTCCATACGGTCATTTTCTTCATCTTTCTGGTTTCGAATATCGGCGGTTCCTTAACACCCCTCGGGGATCCTCCATTGTTCTTAGGATATCTGCAAGGCGTGCCTTTTACCTGGACCTTCGGCCTTTTTCCGGAGATGCTTCTCACCTCGGTACTCCTACTAGTCGTTTATTTCGTATGGGACACGGTCATGCATAAGAAAGAGACCAAGAAGGACATCCAAAGGGACATCCGGGAACAGATTCCGATCGGATTGGAAGGCCAAGTCAATATCATTTGGCTCCTCGGAGTGGTGCTGTCCGTAGCCTACATCAACGAACATTACATTCCTGCGATCAAACACAACCATTACCTGGGATTCCTCCGTGAAGGAGTTCTCGTTCTGCTGATCCTTGCTTCCAAATTCACTTCCGATCCGAAACTGCGGGAAAGAAACAAGTTTACTCTGCAGCCGATCCAGGAGGTCGCGTATCTATTCATCGGAATCTTCCTTACGATGATCCCAGCGCTTCTATTATTGGAACACCACGGAAAGGAATTGGGAGTCACACAACCTTGGCATTTCTTCTGGGTGACAGGACTCTTTTCCGGTGTTTTGGATAATGCGCCGACCTATCTCACCTTCGTGTCTCTGGCAAAAGGCTTGCTCGGATTTACGGACATCCACCAAATCTTGGCGGATCCATTCGGAGAATCCTTGTTAAAAGCCATATCTGTGGGAGCGGTATTTATGGGAGCCTTGACCTACATAGGGAACGCCCCGAATTTCATGGTTAAATCCGTCGCGGAAGAGAATAACGTTAAAATGCCGAGTTTCGGAGGGTACGTACTCTATTCCTTGAGCCTACTCATCCCAACTTTTATCCTTTTGACCTTCCTCTTCTTCGTTTAA
- a CDS encoding helix-turn-helix domain-containing protein gives MNQVDAEEIEAKDIVSSEHITEVVKENLKLIRHTKGLSLDKLASRCGVSRAMLSQIEQGKSVPTIAVLWKIANGLNVPFSELLKEKGTDGVLVLKAENTKILYSSSKVFSSRALFPFLGGRRTEFYELVLKPGGIEVAEPHQAGTTENLVVVSGKLRLRVADKVVELDAKDSVFFRADVPHEYINPTDNETLMYLVMDYRDEVS, from the coding sequence ATGAACCAAGTCGATGCGGAAGAAATCGAGGCGAAGGATATCGTTTCCAGCGAACATATTACGGAAGTTGTCAAAGAAAACCTTAAATTAATCCGCCATACTAAAGGACTCTCTTTGGACAAACTCGCGTCTCGTTGCGGAGTGAGTCGTGCCATGTTATCGCAAATCGAACAAGGAAAAAGCGTACCCACCATCGCTGTTTTATGGAAAATCGCGAACGGTTTGAACGTACCCTTCAGCGAGCTACTTAAAGAAAAAGGAACGGACGGAGTTCTGGTTTTAAAAGCGGAGAATACGAAGATCCTGTATTCCAGTTCCAAAGTGTTTTCCAGCCGCGCCTTGTTTCCTTTTTTGGGCGGGAGAAGAACGGAATTTTACGAGCTCGTTCTGAAGCCGGGCGGAATCGAAGTCGCGGAACCTCACCAAGCGGGAACGACGGAAAATCTCGTGGTCGTTTCCGGAAAGCTCAGACTTAGAGTGGCTGATAAGGTAGTCGAACTGGACGCCAAGGATTCCGTGTTTTTCCGGGCGGACGTGCCTCACGAATATATCAATCCTACGGACAACGAGACTCTGATGTATCTGGTCATGGATTACCGGGACGAAGTTTCCTAA
- a CDS encoding chemotaxis protein CheX: protein MSVNIDPLLDEKFILTVSQIFPEFIDKSLGVHAVREAFGPSRNEGLCYENCTCVEFKGEAEGKLFLAMDGYTKLKLLPKIAKSFHIDPTIRSHAASIMLEFANQICAELISEMKSGRFEMEVSPPENLNHKLVPIDSEQYRQYILIYFLKDEIAKQYLGRIYLVLLMRKY from the coding sequence ATGTCTGTAAATATAGATCCACTCCTCGACGAAAAGTTCATACTCACCGTTTCGCAGATTTTTCCCGAATTCATCGATAAGAGTTTGGGGGTGCATGCAGTAAGGGAAGCGTTCGGTCCTTCGAGAAACGAAGGGCTATGTTACGAGAACTGCACCTGTGTGGAATTCAAGGGAGAAGCGGAAGGAAAGTTATTTCTCGCGATGGACGGCTATACGAAGCTGAAATTGCTTCCGAAGATAGCAAAGTCCTTCCATATAGATCCTACGATCCGAAGCCACGCCGCCTCCATCATGCTCGAATTCGCGAATCAAATCTGCGCGGAGTTGATATCCGAAATGAAGTCGGGGAGATTCGAAATGGAAGTATCCCCTCCGGAGAATCTGAACCATAAACTCGTTCCGATAGATTCCGAGCAATACAGGCAATATATATTGATCTATTTTCTGAAGGACGAAATCGCGAAACAATATCTGGGCAGAATCTATCTGGTTTTGCTGATGCGGAAATATTGA
- a CDS encoding alpha/beta hydrolase: MIDDTIFTGFPFLLRYAGFRDSPISPILEVELESEIGVSVRTKILGPEDNSPVIYLQHGMSAKGIEDKRILVLATHLRNTGFKVYLPELTEVKNLQITDETVRKIRSVFRAIGKREGKSVSFLSASFSAGMGMVALAQEEDQSRLGATLLVGTYFDFGTTLPYVVSNFERDPYAVFVVLYNYVDKVRSELTGLKRFYLESSLDAGLQRTGDAAVAPKLISDLSEKEREFVRNVGTSSFRAELSPKRF; this comes from the coding sequence ATGATCGACGATACCATATTTACCGGGTTTCCCTTTTTATTACGTTATGCGGGATTTCGAGATTCTCCCATATCTCCGATTCTTGAAGTCGAATTGGAGTCGGAAATCGGAGTCTCGGTACGAACGAAGATTCTCGGTCCTGAAGATAACTCTCCGGTAATTTATCTACAGCACGGAATGAGCGCCAAAGGAATCGAGGACAAGAGAATTTTGGTGCTGGCGACCCACCTGAGGAATACAGGGTTCAAAGTGTATCTCCCTGAACTGACGGAAGTGAAGAATCTGCAGATTACCGACGAAACCGTCCGAAAAATTCGGTCCGTTTTCCGGGCCATCGGAAAACGGGAAGGGAAGTCTGTCTCCTTTCTTTCCGCGAGTTTTTCCGCCGGAATGGGGATGGTTGCGCTCGCGCAAGAAGAGGATCAGTCGAGACTGGGCGCGACCCTTCTCGTCGGCACCTACTTCGATTTTGGAACGACGCTCCCATATGTGGTTTCGAATTTCGAGAGGGATCCATATGCGGTTTTTGTGGTACTGTACAATTACGTAGACAAGGTCCGTTCCGAGCTTACCGGTTTAAAACGGTTTTATCTGGAATCCTCCTTGGATGCGGGTTTGCAACGGACCGGAGACGCGGCCGTCGCACCGAAATTGATTTCGGATCTCTCGGAAAAGGAAAGGGAATTCGTGAGAAACGTGGGTACTTCCTCTTTTCGAGCCGAACTCTCTCCGAAGAGATTTTGA
- the lpdA gene encoding dihydrolipoyl dehydrogenase translates to MAESFDVTVIGGGPGGYVAAIRAAQLGLNVCLIEKERLGGICLNWGCIPTKALLESAHLLESARKAESFGLKISGISADFPAIVKRSRGVADTMANGVDFLMKKNKISVKKGSAVFKDKNTIWLPDSSKEEIRSEFFIIATGARPRELPGLPFDGEKVLSSKHAMIQDSAPKSLAIVGAGAIGAEFADFYASMGTQVTLIEMQDRILPLEDPEISGLLNRSFSKRGIQVLVNVGVSDPKADAKGVSFLLKGEGLPPEGERREFEKALVAIGVVPNTEGMSLEEIGVFLQKGFVKVDAKLKSKIPNIYAIGDCIGAPLLAHVASMEGIKAAEAISIAKGNSHNLIFEPIDYDKIPACTYCHPEVASVGKTEADAKKAGIEISVGKFPFRVSGRAQALGETEGMVKLIANKKTGELLGAHMIGPNVTELLGEVNLGMGSELTLKEIAGRIHAHPTLSEALMEAAAQALGEAINL, encoded by the coding sequence ATGGCCGAAAGTTTTGATGTGACCGTAATCGGCGGAGGACCGGGCGGATACGTGGCTGCGATTCGCGCGGCGCAATTGGGTCTGAACGTCTGCTTGATCGAAAAGGAGAGACTCGGCGGAATCTGCCTCAATTGGGGATGCATTCCCACCAAAGCTCTTCTGGAATCCGCTCACCTTCTGGAATCGGCGCGTAAGGCAGAATCATTCGGACTTAAAATTTCCGGTATCAGCGCCGATTTTCCCGCAATCGTCAAACGTTCCAGAGGAGTCGCGGATACGATGGCCAACGGTGTCGATTTTCTCATGAAGAAAAATAAGATTTCCGTTAAGAAGGGAAGCGCGGTGTTCAAGGATAAGAACACGATCTGGCTTCCGGATTCCTCCAAGGAGGAAATCCGTTCCGAATTCTTCATCATCGCTACCGGGGCAAGACCGAGAGAACTTCCGGGACTTCCGTTCGACGGGGAGAAGGTACTTTCCAGCAAACACGCAATGATCCAGGACTCCGCTCCGAAATCGCTCGCAATCGTAGGAGCGGGAGCCATAGGAGCCGAGTTTGCCGATTTTTACGCCAGCATGGGAACCCAAGTGACCTTGATCGAAATGCAGGACAGAATTCTACCGTTGGAGGATCCGGAAATTTCCGGGCTGCTGAATCGTTCCTTCTCGAAACGGGGAATCCAGGTTTTGGTAAATGTGGGCGTCTCGGATCCCAAAGCGGATGCGAAGGGGGTTTCCTTTCTTCTCAAAGGAGAAGGTCTTCCTCCGGAAGGAGAACGCAGGGAATTCGAAAAAGCGTTAGTCGCCATTGGAGTCGTCCCGAATACGGAAGGGATGTCTCTGGAGGAGATCGGTGTCTTTTTGCAGAAGGGATTCGTCAAAGTTGACGCCAAATTAAAAAGCAAAATACCGAATATTTACGCGATCGGGGATTGCATCGGAGCTCCGTTATTGGCCCACGTCGCCTCTATGGAAGGAATCAAAGCCGCGGAAGCGATTTCGATCGCCAAAGGAAATTCGCACAACCTAATCTTCGAGCCGATCGACTACGATAAGATTCCCGCCTGTACCTATTGCCACCCCGAGGTCGCTTCCGTGGGTAAGACGGAGGCGGACGCGAAAAAAGCGGGCATAGAAATCTCCGTGGGGAAATTTCCCTTCCGGGTCAGCGGACGCGCCCAAGCCCTGGGTGAAACCGAGGGAATGGTCAAACTGATCGCGAATAAAAAGACTGGAGAATTGCTCGGAGCCCACATGATCGGTCCGAACGTAACGGAACTCTTGGGGGAAGTGAATCTAGGAATGGGTTCCGAACTGACACTGAAGGAAATCGCAGGAAGAATACACGCCCACCCTACTCTTTCGGAAGCCTTAATGGAAGCCGCCGCCCAAGCCTTGGGAGAAGCAATCAACCTATAG